ACTGAATCGGAAGCACCACTTAATGAGCtgctttttttcgctctGGCTAAGTCGATATGGGAAGAACTACGCTGCTTCGTAAAATCGTGCTGTTCGTATGAGAAGTCTCTCCCGTTACCTCCCCTACGTTTTAGTTTGAATTCACAAATACCATATATTCACTGAACGaaactgtaaaaaaaaataaaaaaaaaaaaacattatcaCATAAGTTGTGTAGATGATAAAGCGGGTGCGCATTTCTGCAAAAGGCAAACACGCCCATACATGTAAAACATAAAACCCCTCCCCCCTACTCGTTCCTGAGGAGTCTAAGTCTACTTTGGAGAAAAATTTCACAAAGTCTGgttttttcatattcttcAAAACGGATATAATTTCTTCCGCGTCGATTAGGccttaaaaagagaaaaaaacacatcgTTACATAAAGGGATGCACAACATTCGCATTCACATACACTCACGCACTGCATATGCACGTAAAACCGAAAGAGCCGCATCTACTCGCAACTGGAATTGCCGCTATGTGCCCGAACAAATAAGCACGGTggtaaaaggggaagtaaaataattatgccACTGTTTTCGTCACTTCCCCACAATAACACCTTCACGCCCTCTGACACGTCACAATTTAACCACACAAGGGGATGTGCACATCTTTGCGCAGATCCCAAATGGGGTACACCGTTCAACGCTTGCACCTCGAACGTGcctaataaaataaactcaCCATCTTTGTTCAAATCATATTCCACAAACTCATCATAcacttcttccttctcctcttcggACATATCAGTCGGCATCTGATTTAAGGGTTCAGCTCCTTTGCTTTTCTGATAAAATGGtaccaaaaaatgggggtaaaatgaatatgaatTCCATCGTATTTACACACATGCGTTCGCTATCTACATGCAAGCACAACCCGGTTCGAagtgtttccctttttacctgagattttaactttttccaaaatgttgcAAACAGGACGGGGATAAAAATTAGCTTCAAAGATGGCAGTCTCATAATCTCACAAATGCtctttattcaaaaaaaaaaagttcgcacaaaaaggggggaaacttTGTCAACAAAAAAGTTtaattgttaatttttcggCTAAGTACCTTCCTTTGCAAAATTA
This genomic window from Plasmodium vivax chromosome 1, whole genome shotgun sequence contains:
- a CDS encoding hypothetical protein, conserved (encoded by transcript PVX_087685A), which codes for MRLPSLKLIFIPVLFATFWKKLKSQKSKGAEPLNQMPTDMSEEEKEEVYDEFVEYDLNKDGLIDAEEIISVLKNMKKPDFVKFFSKVDLDSSGTISFSEYMVFVNSN